Within Telopea speciosissima isolate NSW1024214 ecotype Mountain lineage chromosome 8, Tspe_v1, whole genome shotgun sequence, the genomic segment GAAAAGAATAAACTAGGCCGCGTTTCGTTGTGTTAGAATGCTCCCCGGAACATCTCCAGAGTACAATTTCCATGATTTTTCCACGTGTATTAGTTCATCTGGACTGAAATTTTGCAAATGTAGAAACTACCTGAGGCCAAAATTTGAACTCCAAATGTGTCGCCACATGGCAAAACTGTAGTGTGGAGATGTTCCCGGGAACATTACAAGAATGCAACTAGATGAGGCCTTAATTTTAAGGTGTTGTACCAGATACTGATGCATGAGGCAGCCACAAGACAAATCACAAAATAGACATGAACAGGCATGCCAACACGGATAGCACATAATCCTAATTCATATCTGTCACAGCATTCAGGTTAGCAAACAAATCCTAATAACTGTATTAATATGAGGAGATTAGTTATTATTTGATCCCATTTAAATCAAAATATGATTATTGTTTCCATTCATAGGAGAATAATGTAGGATTAGTTTCAATTCTAGCAAAATTGTTATTCCCAATCCATGAAGatcgtttttgtttttttttcttttttaggtaaAGATTGCTATTTAGAGAACTGAATTGAGAAAATTTACGTTTTAGAGTTCTAAAATTGCAATTTTAGGAATTTCTTACTCCTTCCTTCCTGCCTCACAGGAAACAAGAAACAGAATTCATTTGAATGGTACAAGAGAGCTATACAATTCAAAGGGAACCTAAAAAGCGCACCACaaatgatgaaaattaaaataacatatgcATCTCTAAATATGtacaaataaaacaataaagaataAGAATAACATTAATAATAACCAGCAACACTGCCACCTCCGCCGAACCAGCACCCCTCCATCCCCACCAACTTCAAGCACAAGAGTAAAGGAACACAGAATTCCTCCAACCTCGCATCAAAAACATTctaacccccaccccccaaagaaagaaaattgcaATCCCCCAACTCTTAACTGCCAACAAGACAACTAAAACTTGCAATGTTCaaatattttctaaacagtAATAATCCATCATCCCAGACaactttatatttctttttcattgtcAAATAAGGGTATATCACACAACCATATATCTCACTGTTGTTACTTCAGTCTCTTAACgttagaaaatgagaaaatagatAATTTTCACATCAAGAAATTGTCAGAAAAAGGGCCAATCGTACTTTGAATTCAAATGATGGGCAACCGCAAAGCCAATCCAGTTCATACGATGATTTGGCCTTAGTGTAAGTAGTTGTTGTCTTGTTTCAATGAAACCAGTCAAGTCCCGCATTTGTGCCTGTAGCATCAAACTAGAAGGGATAAGTAACAGACATTATGTGAAGCAATCTATACCTAGATATGAACATATGAaacttttagcaaaaaaaaatatacaacaaAGCCAGGAGCAAAAGTAATTGCTCAAATATCAGAAGTCTTAGTCTTCAGGGAAACTAAACAACTGTTCCTCTTTCTTCCATATGTAAACTGGTGAAGAAAATAAACTTAAAGCCACAACGCAGACCATATCCAAATAAGAAATGATAAAGGTTTCAAATCTGAGCAAGAGAAAATAGCCTAAACCATCTTATTCCAATATCAAGGGTTGAGGTAACTCAGATTGTTTTAGGAAGCAATAGCACAAGTTAATGTCCTAGTGAACCTAACATAAATAAATGAAGCAGCAACCCAACCCAGCATGAACATATCTCATGCAGTGTGAACTTGATAGTGTTTGACCTAAAAAAGTCAAGTATCAAAATCTAAGACTAATGACTGCTACCTAGGTCCATTACTTATCTAACCCATCCAACATAGTTGCCAAGGCGTCACTTAGGCaccgcctaggcatccaggcagATTTTTGCGGGTCTAGGCGGTTGTCGCCTTAGTGGTATCGAACGCCTTGGGctttatttatgccaaatatgatttaagtaaatgttctttcatttacttaagataatattcataaataagcaaataccccctatttgaatccaataaaaatagtttaaaaatcaAACTCCAAAAGGACAAAatgtcaacccccccccccccaagttcAAGAACAAGTTTTCGACGGTAGTTGAAAtattcaactttctaatgcagCGGTTCTTCtgaaatctaaaaattccataaatcttaatatagtaaaacattgctaaaaaccaaaaagcagtaaaatattcatttattttgatatctataaaattattttcatctagagtgattttgacagcattcgcacacaccaaataaggtctgactggaacataactccttcaatataaatcagaggctgaatggagaatttactagtagactttggcagagagtagacaaagtttgcattatgagaatgtgagaagatatgagcaagcaagaggagctggtggatctggcccagctgcaccagtgcaagaagtcgagaggaggagaagcactgacACAAGACAAATCCCATGGCCCCCAGCCCGACCACGAGCACATTccccagatcccattttttagcaggatccatctacctttaggcaacaacatgcctaccagccaactaTCCtgcaagtgtttggtggtaaacaagaggaagcaagGAAAGCCTTAAGCAAGTTCATGttatacaatggcattccagctaatgtagcacaaggaacatactataatgcattccttgatgctgcagggagggTTGGCCCAAGATGGAAGGGGATTTCACTACATgaattatataatgtatatttgccaaAGGAGGTAGATGAGCTAAAAGAGTACATTGAGGGTCTCAAGCCTATAGGGTTACCCTTATCgctgatggttggactagaCCTACTAGATAGTTcattatcaatttcatggtgagttgcaatggaaagacagtattcttgaagtctgtcgATGCATTGAAGCATGTAAatgatgcatcatacttgtataagctactgaagcaagtggtggaggaagatacagaagcaaagaacgttatctaaattgtgacggataacagttctaactttaaaaaggctggagagaagttgatgaataagaagagtaagaggatccgcctcttttggactccatgtgcagcatattccattgatttaatgctggaGGACATGGAGAAAAAAGTTTTGGTGGCAggtgtggtcaatagggcaagGTAAGTAACCAACtttgtatataaccatggttatgctttagcaacgatgagggaaaaatgcaaggGAGATTTAGTGAGACCTGGTGTCACTTGATTTGCCatcaattacattgcattgaagagctttcagacaaAGGTGATAGGTCTaaggtctatgtttgcaagcGAACAGTGGTTTGGTTGGCATCGTTCTAATTCAGAAGAAGGGAGAGCaacacaacagaccattgcaagtgaccAATTCTGGAAGGACTTGCATAAAGTTGTTGTCATATTAGAGCtagtggtggcagtactaaggatggttgatacagagaagaagcctaccttgccccacatatATGCTGCCCTGGAGAAGATGAAATGGTCAGAGCTGCAATACCCCGAAGTGCTAGgtcatacattaacatcattggtgagcggtgggagaagcacttgagtcatccattccataaagctggtgagttcaactcttcaacatactttacactttatacgagtttttacatttacatattcaaaactcaaaagcattaagtcactaacaagttatatttgtggtttcccctttactagcatactatttgaatcccaAGTACCAGTACTTGCATGATTTTGGGCTAGACACAGATTTGTTAGTGGCAGTTCaaactgttattgagaagttggagcccaatgCCAAAACACAAGCTGACTGCAATGACGAGGtaagagtatgggactttggtactttAGTAGTAAGGaaatgaatgtaattactaaatagcaaatactaatgcctctaacaatgtttgaaaattaaaatgaaaatagatcaaattcttcagagaggcctcagcaagtttcagtcgaaaaTTTGCaatggagggtagacaaaagtcagaccctggtaggtggcatggcTTTACagttatgaattataattttatccctttaaaATGTACATATTTTTAATATTCTATATTTATAATGCAGCCgcctggtgggtgctttatggtacaagttcacccaacctaaGGAAGATAGCAGTgaaagtgctctcacaaacttgttcatcctctgggtgCGAGCGCAACTAGAGTATATTCGCAATGATacactcaaagaggcggaacgGATTGGGTAGtaaacgactggagcagctggtgtatgtgcattacaatatgagactaaggatgaggcacatacgtgaaggaattgacaCCAATGACAAAGATCCGATCGAACTAGCCAACATATTccaagaggactctgatgatgatgaggatcccctattccagtagATGAGGGATCTTGATGCACCAGATATGGATGAgcctggaggtaggcccgactccACCATTGCGTCCGTAGCCGGTACagatgttgaggactatatgttgcaagaggggcgtgcacattcagagtcaccgagaccttttTAGGCTGCAACAAGAActgctcctgatgatgatgatgatgatggtgatggtgttggtgatgatggtgatgatgatgaccctgctggtggtgatgaccctgctggtggtggtggtggtggtgtggtggttattatgatgatcatgTGGACATGCGCGAGCAATACCAGCAAGATGTGGGAATGCAGGCGGACCCTATGCGTtacacaggtgagtctcagtcatggttcaagatttcgcgaaatatcgccgatatatcgggatatttcggaaatctcgacagTACCAAGACGAAATGGCAAGGCGAAATGGAAGAAGTTCATATTTCGATgatatttcgtgatatttcgGGATATTTTGGCGAAATTTCGTGATTCTTGTGAGTCTTGCACTCTTGTGCGTTTTGAACTTGTGAttttgtgtattgactattgagtaatgagtattgactattgagtattgaactattgactattatggagtttatgagttatgacttatgagttatttttgttttattactttgtttaaatttcttatatgTCTTTAAgtacctaatcaatgtgtatttaactatttatacatcaaggTCGACGACCGTATACTGgtaatcaagggtgcaaacccaaaacaccactttgagttcatttttttggcaatatgaaggtttaaatgtgtttatttagcttaaataagggtgtacatgaagtattaggccttaatatggccaaaaacccaccgagatggagtgtcgaaatatggcagaaaaaataccatatttcggcgatattttggtatatttcagCCATCTCGACCaacccgagataccgagatatcgcgagattttaaaCTATGGTCTCAGTTTACACATTCCACActagatcaagaccatggtggccacactAAAACGTACAAGAGATGGACGAGtcgcaaacacaaccaacctcagcatgatgacacgagtatgaacaccatgctagcaagtttcggaagcatgagtatggatACTAGTAATGAGCAtcagtcgtggcattcatctcagcctcatcatcactatgattatggccaggagagcaccagttctgaatatagtgcccatggtcagtttggccagtcaacaaatgagtttgacaatcaaagcactggaTCTGGTattgggcccatattcccagtcccataaatgcctcaatatgacagtagcagaagcagtggatctcacacttCATGGCAACCGTCTCACGCTACATGGCAAtagctataccctaggataggggccCTGATATATGTGGATAACAACTATTATATGAatgttgtggagcactatatgcaacaatacaacaacaatatgtcatgggaagactatgtagaacaagtggggaatgaatacgtgattcaatctcattttatgtgatgatagttgtaacattgttaaacttaaacaatttgatgtatcactttaacatttctaatgcttattaagttgttttactattaattgaatgttttgctagctttctattactgaattatgtcattaatgtgtagagtatggtattttagtacgttgtcgcctaccaacttagggtccgatgtaaaagttctatttggattttgtttttgcaaaatctgataatgtcattgtgtttaaatggcctaaaataggttgagtaacaactttcagacccaaaataggtctaaaacccaccgagatggggtttcgagtcgaaaaaaaaaatgcataaactcgccgagatctcgacaaGATCTCGCCTCATCTCGGTTTTTGGAGGGGCCGAGATGCCTCtaagacccgagttttcgaacatTGATATTAATAACTATTACAGACTTAAAGTAATGTATTAAAaacttaaagtattgtattcataactattaaacataatgtcaagctactagaacaatcaaataactctctcttatttattccctaaccctaatatttatttcttaattaaaaataatatttaaaatttttattaaaaataattataccttaaattataaaatattataacataatcATGTACttggcaccatttgaagttggacattatgtacatatgttgtgcataattttccaacaaaaacaggtattttttcttaattttatatatttttttaacattttaataatatttttattaattctagaaaacaaaatattttttttaatgggtgaaaaaataaaatgactccatgaggctgtagagcatccaaagttgtccaacatatatgaaaatcacatccaaacaataagtattCATCctacttttttcaaaaaaatcattttttttgcagaaaatatattaaaaaaattaataatagaaaaaaaattcagactccatcaagtgatagatcggccaaagttgtGTAACATAACTCAAAATGACATGAACTACAAAGgattcaacaattttttttgaaaaaaatagatttggggaaaaatagcttacctttcaaaaatccttcaaataCTTGATGAATCTTGCAAAAGTGGAATTGAATCTTCAGTTTGGCAGCTGAATCACCCTTGAAAGTTTGCAATCCATCAAAAAAATCAAGTGAAAGAGAGAttttgggagaagaagactAGAAGAGAGGTATTTTGAGGTTTCTGGACagaactcgccgagatatgCGAGCTCTGTCAAGTTAGGTGGATAAAATAgaggtaggtgggttaaaaacATAGGTCGAAACCGAAACCGTGTCCGAGATCCGatatctcgctgagatctcgacaagatattgtatttttttctctcgACCTCTATCTCGTCTCGGGATTTTGGaaagcctgtagatcatccttaGATAGGCCAGTGTCTGTAGTCGGGGCTGTAGGAACAGATTCAGAGTGGTTCaccttattttttgtcttctttttggcaacccgtttagcctcaaagtcagctggcttcccgtgaagtttccagcacttctctttggtgtggtaaggcttgtgacaatgctcacaagtaatagtccctgtagtagaattaCCAAGAGAAACATGTCCGACAGGGGTAGGGGTAGCCTGGGCAGCAGACTGGAGGACTAATCTGTTAGTAATAGGAGGGTagagcatagcagcccgacggttctcttcagaggagaccaaagcataggattgttcaagtgtgggaaaaggggaatgacccaatacctgaacacgaatctggtcatactctaTGTTCAAACCAActaaaaaatcatagaccctggTTTTGTCCAGATGCTTCTTATACGTAGTGATATCAGCAGCTATAGTGGGATGGTAACCAGAAAAATGGTCCAGTTGCTGCCAGAGACtgcgcaaagtagcatagtatttgaaGAGAGATAACTCCTCCTGAGTAGTATTATTGACCTTCTTCCGGAGTtcatacacctgtgcatcattactgagctgtccatatgtctccttgcaagcagaccaaatctgatgggctgtatcaaggaaaagaaaaccatcGGCAAGGTCTGAGTGcattgagccaatcaaataggacataagtATACCATTGTTGGAGTCCACCTAGTCAGAGAAGGGCCAGCTTCAGCTAGCATGACagtagtgccatcaatatggccagtaagcccacggccagcaatgggcAGAGCTAGACCATATCAGGTAATTGCccccatccagtttgataggattagggagaAGATCATGGGTGTCATTCCTACTGTACCCATTATCAATAGAAGTACCAGTAGAAACTTCAGATTCAGCCATAAGTGcagcaaaaaaaacaaatcgcagagaggggctgttgtgaagagaacCCCAACAAATACTTCAAATTaaaggctgaaaattggaggagaatccCCTTTCAATGTCACAAGatgtgtctccaaaaatcagcagcaacagacAAGTGTAACccctagatcgattttttcagggttttgaaaaaaaacttgTTAGGCTGAAATCGATATAGGGAAGAATAGGCCCAAAAACTGTATTGTTGAGGCTCAAATTTGGAGCAGATATGTCTTTATAAGTGGAGAAccagccttcaaaaaatcagcacCAATAGAGGCTCaaaaccctaagatcgatttttttagggttttgaaaaaaaccctgattttgttgagatcgatgtagggagagaaacctgcaaaaaaacactggattgagctgaaacttggctcGAGTGTGGGTCTAGAAGAGACTGAGCAcccctccaaatatcagcccCAACAGAGGACAGCagcccctagatcgatatttgtcagggttttgaaaaaaaccctatttttggaGAAATCGATCTAAGGGGTCTTCAAGGCAGATCTGAGATATAAAAAAACTTCAACAAAGGaatctgctgcagttcttgatcttcaataggAGATTGGTTCCTTTCAGTTGAGGTGGAATCAATCAAATACGGgaagcttcaaatatcgcagccAAGGTGTTGTTGATATCAAAAAACTTATTTAACCATGGACCCACAATCACTCCAAACAATCCTAGTGCACTACCAAAGATCTCAATCACTAGAATCTTCACAAAAAGTGTGGAGTTTTGGGCATCAGACAATGCACAGCTACTACCAATTATTCCTACGCAGATCCTGTTGGCATAAGAAGttagaaaagaacaaaaaaattataataataaaatgggcAAGATATCGCTGCCTGGTCGGatagcccctgcaccagtgttgggggggggggcaatgaAAGCGCACACAAggacatcaacatggatgagattttgtaTTCAAGAAGGGCGGGTGGTAATTTCGTGCGCTcctatgtctaggtgcaggaTCCACGTGACCAGGCatcgttctctttccctaataaaaatatggaaaaagttTTCATGCGCGGATGCATGAAAACGTTCTGCATTAAATACAGTGAGATGGCCATGAATGACCATCTGAAATAACcaaaccaccccaccccccctaATAAAACGACGTTGATGGGAAGAATCTCCCACATTCATGAATCTCTTATTGTCTTATCCATAAAAATTTTAGATGTAATTTCAAAAAATGCCAATAGAAGAGGTGAACGAAGATAGGTCACATACCCACAGACTAGGTTTGCAAAACCAACAATGATACCCGAAGCAAATATTGCATATCCAGCCCGAAGCGAGTCCGGTTCATACATCATTGATGATGGCACACTTTCTAGCTTTGTTTGTAAGATGATTGCCACAATAACACCATATATAGCAACAGCCTCGCAGAAGATTACACTGAAACAATGaaaaccaaaacaatatcaaagCCCCAACTGTGAAGGTCTATCCAAAATCCTCGTCAACAAAGCAAAGATTTTCAACTTATCAGTGTGTAGTGGAGATAAATGTCGTCACAGCTGATTTTGATGTATATATGACCATGTACAATTGCCTGCATGAAAGTTTCAACTCTACGGGTAGGTTATACCTTTATGATCTTTAAGGTAGATAACCCAAATTTAATGCTAGGAGGGCATCATACACTTTTCATCTGCAGACATATATTTGCAAGGAGATAATAAGCAACGAAAAACCCTCTATTGAGAAGCTGAGTTTAAAAGTTGCACAGGTGCAATCTAGATAATTGGAGTCctctccatagttgtcacggcatctaggtgacccaaggcacTAGAGAGGGCCAAAAAgtcaaggcgaccaaggcgacaactaggcaacgccttgacaactatggtcctCTCAGAAGGCTGTATCATGTGTGACTTAAGGATTTAGTTTAATTTTTGTCAAAGTTTAATCAGTTTCATTTCTAGAAAGGAAAATTATGCTATTTGACTCAGATTAAACGTTCAGAAAAGATATGAAGTTGTCAGGTCACTTCTGTGAAATGAAGCAAttgtttgaagaaaaagaattactAAAATGGCTTATTAATCAAAAGTCATAGGGAGAGACTATTGTTGGTCCATAAACCACATGATTATCTTCTCATCCTGCATCAAACGCAGCTCAGAACAAACAAAACCTATGTAAGTCTCACCAGAGTCCCAAAGCAAATTGGAAATGGATAGCAAGCTGTTATCACTTATTTGCCTACcatacaaaataataaaatataaaggaGTAAGCCATGGTCCTTGTGTCTTCTTTAGACCACTTTGCAAGTGTTAACTTCTCAAGGCGATGAATTCTATGGAAGCAGGAACTTCCACCCAACTTTAACGGTGAATGAATGAAATGAGAGGAATAATTTTGGGGGACAAGGAACATGACCTAAAAGAGAAAAGACCATTGGGTTCTATTGCCCATGCTGCAGCAGCTAAAACTCTTGGAAAATGAAAACATACCCTAGATGGGAGGACAATGGTTGGCTTTCAAAATCTCAAAACTGCTCAATCCTCTGTACAAGTCAATGTCAAATATGACCATTGTCTAAGAGAAATTCAATGTAAAGTATTCTGGGAACTTAAGACTCCATGGGTGTCACCCAACTGAAGACCCTCCAAAATCTACCATTTTCTTTCCCAACATTATACCAGATGCacaagaaaacagagaagaaaagtatTATGCTCTTCCACAGACAGCTGAGAGGAACATGGTTAGACAATTTGGAGTGAGATACAAAACTTGACATGGAATATTTGGCTTCAATGGCTTCATAATACGTTGTATCGAAGGACAGACATCTGAACTTATCCCTTCCCCCTATGATCCCTCTACCGAGGAATCAATAAGCAACCTGGTGACGGGCGAACCACATCTATTCCAATTCCAGAGGCTTTACTAACACTGATTCCTATTTCTCAATGATATCCCACGATCGAGACAATTGGCTTAATCCCATGAAACCATTTCATAAAAGTTCATTGATCTCTGCCTGAGAATTAGAGCAAGAAGAACTCTCCCGCTTTTGAGCGGTAAGCGGTAAGCAGTAAGTGGTAAGTGGTAAGGTAAGCAGTAAGCAGTTGAGCGGGATGACCCAAGGTCTTCACCAACATGTTACGCGGCTCCAGTCTTCGGCGGGTCACCATTACTCAACTTGGAGAGGAAAACATCTGGGACCAAGGTTTTCCGGTTGCCTAGCCCTTTGGGACCTCCACAACCACTTGGCCCTACTCTTTTGGGATCA encodes:
- the LOC122672199 gene encoding V-type proton ATPase subunit c''2-like, whose amino-acid sequence is MAGASSSWSRALMQISPYTFAAVGIAIAIGVSVLGAAWGIYITGSSLIGAAIKAPRITSKNLISVIFCEAVAIYGVIVAIILQTKLESVPSSMMYEPDSLRAGYAIFASGIIVGFANLVCGICVGIIGSSCALSDAQNSTLFVKILVIEIFGSALGLFGVIVGPWLNKFFDINNTLAAIFEASRI